The following are encoded in a window of Bradyrhizobium sp. WBOS07 genomic DNA:
- a CDS encoding branched-chain amino acid ABC transporter permease, with amino-acid sequence MKGLTVSKAVTALMLAGLVLLPLYSHLSGNIFILTLFTRIIILALAAASLNLIMGFGGMMSFGHAAYLGIGGYAVGMLAQEGVGSGFIQFPVALAASAIYALVIGALSLRTRGVYFIMITLAFAQMAYYVASGLARYGGDDGLTVYNRSDFSGLINLSNRTQFYYLCLACLLGVVFLIWRIVNSRFGLVVQGLRSNEQRMQAIGFPAKRYQLVCFVISGTMCGLAGALLANNTDFVSPAVMYWTRSGDLMVMVILGGMGTLFGPVMGAVVFLLLEELLSQITEYWALIMGPLLLLIVLFGRGGIMGALGRAGRG; translated from the coding sequence ATGAAGGGTTTGACTGTGAGCAAGGCCGTCACGGCCCTGATGCTGGCGGGCCTCGTGCTGCTGCCGCTCTACTCGCATCTGTCCGGCAACATCTTCATCCTGACGCTGTTCACCCGCATCATCATCCTGGCGCTGGCGGCGGCGAGCCTCAACCTCATCATGGGCTTCGGCGGCATGATGAGCTTTGGTCATGCCGCCTATCTCGGCATCGGCGGCTATGCGGTGGGCATGCTGGCGCAGGAAGGCGTCGGGTCCGGCTTCATCCAGTTCCCGGTCGCGCTGGCGGCTTCCGCAATTTATGCGCTGGTGATCGGCGCGCTCAGCTTGCGCACCCGCGGCGTCTATTTCATCATGATCACGCTCGCCTTCGCCCAGATGGCCTATTACGTCGCCTCGGGCCTTGCGCGCTACGGCGGCGATGACGGCCTCACCGTCTACAACCGCAGCGACTTCTCCGGGCTTATCAACCTGAGCAACCGCACGCAGTTCTATTATCTCTGCCTCGCCTGCCTGCTCGGCGTCGTCTTCCTGATCTGGCGCATCGTCAATTCGCGCTTCGGCCTCGTCGTGCAGGGCCTGCGCTCCAACGAGCAGCGCATGCAGGCGATCGGCTTTCCCGCCAAGCGCTACCAGCTCGTCTGCTTCGTCATCTCGGGCACCATGTGCGGCCTTGCCGGCGCGCTGCTCGCCAACAACACCGATTTCGTCAGCCCGGCCGTGATGTACTGGACCCGCTCCGGCGACCTCATGGTGATGGTGATCCTCGGCGGCATGGGCACGCTGTTCGGCCCGGTCATGGGCGCGGTGGTGTTTCTGCTGCTCGAGGAGCTGCTGTCGCAGATCACCGAATATTGGGCGCTGATCATGGGCCCGCTGCTGCTCTTGATCGTGCTGTTCGGCCGCGGCGGCATCATGGGCGCGCTCGGGAGGGCTGGCCGTGGCTGA